A window from Citrus sinensis cultivar Valencia sweet orange chromosome 5, DVS_A1.0, whole genome shotgun sequence encodes these proteins:
- the LOC102609285 gene encoding probable disease resistance protein At4g27220, producing MVESIVTVVLEFLKWLAPPTERRFGYLRNYKANVEDLKAEIDKLEDERRSIQHRVSEAERKGEKIEEKVEKWLVRANNTIEQSAKFIDDEETTNKRCLMGLCPNWKTRYQLSKERETKVKAIVELKEEAGKFDDRISYRTILEDIWLKSHKGYEAFESRLSTLKAIQNALIDVDVSIIGVYGMGGIGKTTLVKEFARRAIEDKLYDKVAFSEVTQSPDIKKIQEEIAETLGLQLSEEAESRRAGRLYERLKNEKKILVILDNIWMSLDLGTIGIPFGVEHRGCKLLFTTRDLDVLLRMESEKNFSIGILNEQEAWRLFKIMAGDYVENRELKSTATSVAKACGGLPIALTTVAKALRKKELPVWKNALQELRTPSEASFDEGVPAEAYSTIELSYKYIRGEQLKKTFLLCSLITPAPIMDLFKYSMGLGVFKSVHKLEDAHNKLDAWVHQLRDSGLLLEDGGSIYISMHDVVRDVAISIACREKIGFVVRNEDDWKWPNADELKKYFAISFKDSIINDIPEGSESLQLELLVMSPKNSFAVPNIPENFFKRTKKLRVLDLTRMRLLSLPSSIGLLVNLQTLCLNQSILGGIDIAIIGKLENLEILSFLESDIVELPKALGQLTKLRLLDLTDCFRLKVIAPNVISSLIRLEELYMGNCSIEWEVERANSKRSNASLDELMHLPRLTTLEIDVKNDSILPEGFLARKLERFKISIGNESFTHPMIAGQNWFESRLHFLIDSDRKSLRELKLKLAFTDICSMKLQGINNVEYLWLDKLQGIEDVLFNLDTKGFSQLKLLWVQNNPDFFCIVDSRAMVACDAFPLLESLILHNLINMERICIDRLKVESFNKLKTVEAYNCDKLSNIFWLSTTKCLPRLERIAVINCSKMKEIFSIGEEVDNAIEKIEFAQLRSLSLGNLPEVTSFCRREVETPSASPNRQVSQEESTTVYGSSEITW from the coding sequence ATGGTGGAAAGCATTGTTACTGttgttttagaatttttgAAATGGTTGGCTCCTCCAACAGAACGCCGATTTGGTTATTTGCGTAACTATAAAGCCAACGTTGAGGATCTCAAGGCAGAAATAGACAAGCTCGAGGATGAAAGGAGAAGCATTCAGCACAGGGTTTCTGAGGCTGAAAGAAAAGGGGAAAAGATTGAAGAGAAGGTTGAGAAGTGGCTGGTTCGTGCGAACAACACCATTGAGCAGTCAGCCAAATTCATTGACGATGAGGAGACAACAAATAAACGATGTCTCATGGGCTTGTGTCCTAATTGGAAGACCCGCTATCAGCTTAGCAAGGAAAGAGAAACAAAGGTGAAGGCCATTGTTGAACTCAAAGAAGAAGCTGGGAAATTTGATGATAGAATTTCCTACCGTACCATTCTGGAGGATATATGGCTCAAGTCTCACAAAGGCTACGAGGCCTTCGAATCAAGACTTTCTACTTTGAAGGCCATACAAAATGCATTGATCGATGTTGATGTCAGCATCATTGGGGTCTACGGCATGGGCGGCATTGGAAAGACGACACTGGTGAAGGAGTTTGCAAGGCGAGCCATTGAAGACAAGCTTTACGATAAGGTGGCTTTTTCGGAGGTTACCCAAAGTCCAGACATAAAAAAGATCCAAGAGGAAATTGCGGAAACGTTAGGCCTACAGTTGTCCGAGGAAGCTGAGTCTAGAAGAGCTGGTAGACTATATGAAAGATtgaagaatgagaagaagatcCTTGTGATTCTGGATAACATCTGGATGTCTCTTGATTTGGGGACTATTGGAATTCCTTTTGGAGTTGAGCACAGAGgatgcaaattattattcacaACAAGAGATCTTGATGTGCTGTTAAGGATGGAATCTGAAAAAAACTTCTCGATTGGCATTTTAAATGAACAAGAAGCCTGGAGATTGTTCAAGATAATGGCTGGTGATTATGTTGAAAATCGTGAGCTAAAATCTACAGCAACAAGTGTAGCCAAGGCATGCGGAGGTTTGCCTATTGCCCTAACCACAGTAGCAAAGGCACTGAGAAAAAAAGAGCTGCCCGTGTGGAAGAATGCGTTGCAAGAACTCCGAACGCCTTCAGAGGCAAGCTTCGACGAAGGAGTACCAGCAGAGGCATACTCAACAATTGAGCTGAGTTACAAGTACATAAGAGGTGAGCAACTCAAGAAAACTTTTTTACTGTGTAGTCTTATTACGCCAGCACCAATTATGGATTTGTTCAAATACAGCATGGGCTTGGGTGTATTTAAAAGTGTCCATAAGCTAGAAGATGCGCATAACAAATTAGATGCATGGGTCCATCAACTAAGAGACTCTGGTTTGTTGCTTGAGGATGGTGGCAGTATATACATTTCTATGCACGATGTTGTTCGCGATGTTGCCATTTCAATTGCATGTCGTGAAaaaattggatttgtggtgagaAATGAGGATGATTGGAAATGGCCAAATGCagatgaattaaaaaaatattttgcaatttcttttaaagatagtattattaatgacattcCTGAAGGGTCCGAATCTCTACAACTTGAACTTCTAGTCATGTCTCCCAAGAACTCTTTTGCTGTGCCTAATATTCCTGAGAACTTCTTCAAAAGGACGAAAAAGCTTCGGGTTTTGGATTTGACTAGAATGCGGTTATTGTCATTGCCATCTTCAATTGGTCTTCTAGTAAATCTTCAGACACTCTGTCttaatcaaagcattttggGAGGCATAGACATAGCCATTATTGGAAAGTTGGAAAATCTAGAAATCCTCAGCTTTTTGGAATCTGATATTGTAGAGTTGCCTAAAGCACTCGGTCAACTGACTAAGCTAAGGCTGTTAGATTTAACAGACTGTTTCCGTCTGAAAGTTATTGCCCCAAATGTCATATCAAGCTTAATCCGATTAGAAGAATTGTATATGGGTAATTGCTCCATTGAATGGGAGGTTGAAAGAGCCAACAGCAAAAGAAGTAATGCTAGCCTTGATGAATTGATGCATTTACCTCGGCTAACCACTCTAGAAATTGATGTTAAAAATGATAGTATTTTACCAGAAGGCTTTTTGGCAAGAAAGCTCGAAAGGTTCAAAATATCTATTGGAAATGAGTCATTCACACATCCCATGATTGCTGGACAAAATTGGTTTGAAAGTCGGCTGCACTTTTTGATCGACAGTGATCGCAAGAGTTTAAGAGAATTGAAGCTCAAGCTTGCTTTTACGGACATTTGCTCCATGAAATTGCAGGGCATCAATAACGTTGAATACTTATGGTTGGACAAGCTGCAAGGCATCGAGGATGTTCTTTTCAATTTGGACACGAAGGGCTTTTCACAATTGAAGCTTCTCTGGGTTCAAAATAATCCTGACTTTTTTTGCATCGTCGATTCAAGGGCGATGGTCGCTTGTGATGCCTTTCCTCTTTTGGAGTCACTTATCCTTCACAATTTGATCAACATGGAGAGGATATGTATCGATCGGCTCAAAGTAGAGTCTTTCAACAAACTCAAAACCGTAGAAGCATATAATTGTGATAAGTTAAGCAATATCTTTTGGCTCTCCACTACAAAATGCCTTCCAAGACTTGAGAGAATTGCAGTTATTAATTGCagcaagatgaaagaaattttttcaattgggGAAGAAGTTGATAATGCCATTGAGAAGATAGAGTTTGCTCAATTAAGATCTTTGAGTCTGGGGAATCTTCCAGAGGTTACAAGTTTTTGCCGCCGTGAGGTGGAGACTCCTTCAGCATCACCGAACAGACAAGTGTCGCAAGAGGAATCGACGACTGTGTATGGCTCCAGCGAAATCACTTGGTAA